A part of SAR202 cluster bacterium genomic DNA contains:
- a CDS encoding DUF4926 domain-containing protein, producing MFRELELVVLTRNVPEHRLLAGDVGTVLHWYKDGEAYEVEFLTGDGLPAAVVTLSKDDVREIDSAEVLHVRRIR from the coding sequence ATGTTCAGAGAGCTGGAGCTCGTAGTCCTCACCCGAAACGTCCCCGAACACCGCCTCCTTGCCGGAGACGTGGGCACCGTGCTCCACTGGTACAAGGACGGCGAGGCCTACGAGGTGGAGTTCCTGACCGGCGACGGCCTCCCCGCCGCCGTCGTCACGCTCTCAAAGGACGACGTCCGGGAGATCGACTCCGCAGAAGTGCTCCACGTGAGGAGGATACGTTAG